Within Lolium rigidum isolate FL_2022 chromosome 5, APGP_CSIRO_Lrig_0.1, whole genome shotgun sequence, the genomic segment AATCCCTATGGAAGTAATATTTGCATTGATTGTATTTATAGGATTTATGTATAGCCATCATTGGAAACTTCAGATTTTTTacattctaatgatataatttttatgttgTATACTATAATTTATATTATGTTGATCGAAATGGCTATCAAGGGATACACTTAGGCCTATAAACCAGTGGAATAGTTCTCTTCCTCAAATCTGGTGTTACATTTTCTTTAGTAAGCTTTTACATGCATTTAGAGTGTGGAGTTCACCATGGCAGCTGGTGACAGCCGACTCGgtttcagggcatctccagcggcgcgacgcaaacggtcgctgagcgaccgtttgtgtccgccatgaccaaaaatgcgtcgtgcaccctcttcagcggcgcgacgcaaagtgaccgggccgtccgcagagacgcaaacctggccaaatatgcgccaggtttgcgtctcggcggacgctgcgcggacgcgcaaggtcttcggcggcattacttgcgggcggcgcgccgcagcctttgcagggccgcgttaatggcgtgcctcggcttccgcgagcgtgcgcagctagcagacgcagcgtcgatgcgtcttctccgccgcatGCGGCGGCGAGGCGTCGCTCGGCGGTCTGCGGCTGCCTCGCGTGCcgcgcgtagtaatggcgatgccccgcgtggcgcggccgtcgccctgcctccgacctatataaacaggggcgccagcatctcatctcctccgcactaaaccctagccgccgctgccgtagcgccactcagtagatccaccatgagcagcgccgggcgcggccaggctaccgcgcctccacctccaccttcacctcccactccacctcccccggcctcgagctccgacgacgggttcgactccgacgacagcaccgacctcctccacccggtcagggacgccgcggccctgggccGAAGTGGAGAaggaagcgagaggaggagcgggtgGCCCATGCGGctgtcgacgccgagctggaacagcgcgggcggcggccgccgctgcgGCCGAGGACTCGACTCGGAGGtttcatggtcatccgatgaccccgatgcgccgacgccggaggagaaggcggcggagcggcgggccctcgtcgagtctttcgagacgctcaaggacgaggccgccaacgcgaggctggagcgagcgcactgcaagaggacgcggcggcgcaccgagccatagcggccgcgcgggaggcggcggagaagcaggccacggagcgacgcaacgacggtgccggcccgtcaggaaccAAGTAGTTTAGgtcttgtatagtttttatgtactTTCTATGTTTGGTTTTCATATGTAATCAATCGCTCGTGGTAGAAAGCCAAAGGAATTGTATGAAGAtcaaactatgttgcaattcaaaaatgggtcgccccggtgggagcacacccagacgcaaacggacgcgcggtcaaaatatgtccgctgggcgacgcaaacggacgctgccgaccacttttgggcgtccgaaatgcgtcgcgccgctggaaatGCCCTCATGTAAAACTATTTCTCTCCAAGGAGGTGGCAATGCCCACAAGTGTCGTCATTGTCCgtgtaaggctggtgccaatgcaccgccccactctagcctcgccacgtcagctttttcctcactctcaccccactctcaccccactcttaccccaccttgccaatgcatgggctatagtgagagctctcacttctctctcctccacatcagcatTTCTCTCTCCTCAACATTAGGCGGGGCGGGAGGTGGACGAATCACATCGCGCCACCTCAGCCActgccgccccactcccgccccactcccgcccgctaccgccccactcccgccccactcccgccccactccgtgcccgccaacgcgccgccccgcctcccgccccgctcccgcctcactcccgccgccaacgcgggcggtagCTGGGCGGCAGccggcgctaccgccgggcgagcCTGCCACCGCCTGCCGCTcccgtcccgcccgcctcccgcccgcctcccgcccgcctcccgccccgccgcgGGCGGTAGCGCCTCGCCtccagcccgcgttggcaccggCCTAATGCAGAGATTTCACTCCGGTCCTGCCAGTTGTACTTTTGTTTCAACACGATTGCATTTTAGTGTACTTTTGGTTTCACTACGGGTGTATTTGGATGTACTTCTTTTTTCTTGTTGTTGTTTTGCTATAGTTGTACTTTTAGATACGCGTAACAATATGTTCACTGAGACGGCTCCGCGTGCGACGAGAGCGCTCCGCGCTAAACGAACGGGCTTTCATGAAGGTCGATCATTTGCTAGTGGTACTGTCAATCTTGTATGTACACatccatcaaaaaaaaaaaaaaaatcttgtatgTACACGATCTCACAAGGTTGACTCTTTCAACTCAACCTGTAGACCAGCAAAATAGACATCTCTGACTTTCAACAAAGCTGTCCAGCTTTGCATATTTGATGGTCAAACACGTAATTTGTAGTTCTCTTTCTCAAATTTGTGTTacgtaggctggtgccaatgcatcacccgttatagcctcgccacgtcagcttttatcCTCActatcaccccactctcacctcactctcaccccacggtcgcGAGTCGCGCGGCTATAGtgtcagctctcacttctctctccttccTACCGCCTCtctaccgcccccactagcaccgctatcgcctccctctcgccccgctctcgcctccaacgcgggctataggcgggcggtaccgcccctaTCGCCGGGCGGTGGAACCACCGCCCGCTGCTACCGTCTCGCCCGCCTACCGCCCCGCTACCGCCTTGCTGCGGCCGGTACCGCCCGCGCTATAgcctgcgttggcaccagccgTAGTACATTTTTTGCCGTGGTAGCTGTTCGCAGCCGTCTGGGTTTCTTGTAAAACTATTTCTCTCCTTCTATATATAACGCCATTTTGGAAACAAAAATATGTGGACGGAGTGGAGTTGAAAATAGTTTAACATCGGTTGATAAACACCTGGGTGAGACAGCAACTCGATCACTGGAGCACTCCGCCGCAAACCTGCTAGCTGTCCGGCCGGCGCATTTCCCTTTCCGGCCGTACGCCATGGATCCCGACGAGGAGATCGAAATCGATTTCCGCCCATTTCTTGTCGTGTACAAGAGCGGGCGCGTCCAGCGATTCGGCAGCACGTCGCGGAAGagcgccggcaccgacgccgccaCCGGCGTCACCTCCAAGGACGTGCTCATCGACGCGGCCacaggcctggccgcgcggctCTTCCTCCCCAAGGGCGTCTCGGGGTCCCAGAAGCTCCCGGTCCTCGTCTACGCCCACGGCGGCGGGTTCGTCACCGAGTCGGCCTTCTCCGCGAGGTACACCGGCTACGTCAACGCCCTCGTCGCCGCGGCCGGAGTCGTGGCCGTGTCGGTGGAGTACCGGCTCGCCCCGGAGCACCCGATCCCTGCCGCCTACGAGGATGTGTTGGCCGCGCTCCGCTGGGCAGCGGCGAGCTGCGTTCCCGGGGGAGTGGAGCCGTGGCTGGCCGAGCACGGCGACTCCAGCAGGCTGTTCGTcgccggcagcagcagcggcggcaacGTGGCGCATAACGTGGTGATGAGGGCCGGAACGGGAGGGATCGAAGTCGAAGGGATGGTGCTGCTCCACCCGCTGTTCATGGGCACGGCCCCGCTGCCGTCAGAAGGCGCGGACGCCACGATCCCGGCGAGATCGGAGAGCATCTGGCGGTTCCTCTGCGCGGGCAAGTACGGGATCGACCACCCGTTCTCGAACCCGCTGGCGATGccgccggaggcgtgggcggcgctcgGGTGCCGCCGGGTGCTGGTGACGACGGCGGAGCTGGACCGCGCCAGGGACAGGGGACGGACGTACGTGGAGGCGCTCAGGGGAGCCAGCGCGTGGGGCGGGGAGGAGGCTGCGCTGTACGAGACCGACGGCGAGGAGCACCTGTACTACCTCCTGAAACGCGGAGCGAGAACCAGCTCCGTCGCGGCGGAGAAAGCGGCGAAGGAAATGGCGGCTGTTGCGTCGTTCATCAACCGGGGTAAATGTGCGTCGGATTGTAACATTAGGTCTGCTCTGTAAATGAAATTGGGCACATGTGCATCGGATTCAGTTTGACTGTGCCACGGCTGGCTATGGTTGCCGGGTCTGCCGGCCGTTTATTGCTCAGTTGCCGGCGATGAAGGCGACGACACGGTCCATGAGCTCCTTGGCGTTGGCGCAGTCCGGCTTCTCCAGGAAGAAGACGTGCCCTTCTCCTTCGGACTCGACCCACGACGCGCCGCCGGGCCACGCGCTCGTGGTCACCGCCGCGTAGTACGCTCTGTCCCTGGCAGCCGCCCAGTCCTTCTGGCCGGCGCACACCAGCATCCGTTCGCAGCGGAGGTTCTCCAGCCCCGGCGCGCCAGGCGCCATCGGGTTCATCCTCGGGTCGTCCGCGCCGCCCACCGCCCCCGGGCACGCGCACTCCCAGACCGCGGCCATGTCCCTGGCCATCGCCTCGTCCTCGCCTACGACCACCGTGTTCCCGCCGAACCAGGGATGCAGCAGGATGGCGCCCTCCACCCTCGGCGCCGGCTCGAACGACGCCCTTATCAGGACGTTGTGCACGATGTTGCCGCCGGCACTGTCGCCCGCGAGGAAGAGGCGCGCGCCGTCGCCGTGCTCCGCGACCCACTCGTCCTGCGCCTCGGCCGCCCACCGCAGCGCTGCCCATGCGTCGTCGTAGGCGGCGGGCACCGGGTGCTCGGGCGCGAGGCGGTACTCCACCGAGACGGCGAGGAcgccggccgcggcggcgaggGACGCGACGTAGCCGTGGTACTGAGGGGAGACGGCGGACTCGATGAGGAAGGCGCCGCCgtggaagaagacgaggacgggGAGCTTCTTGTTCTTGGAGGGATCTGCTGGGCGGGCGGGGAGGAAGAGCCGCGCGGACAGGCCCGTGCCGGCGTCGATGACCACGTCTTTGGTGGTGACGCCGGTGGCCGGGTCGAGCCCCGCGGGCGCGCGCGCCGGGCGGCAGAGGCGGTCCACCTTGCCGCTCCGGTATATGCGGAAGGCGTCGCAGTCCACCGCTACTTCGTCGGCGACTGCGGGGAACTCCATGGGCGTGGCCGCGCTGTGCTGTGTTGTGCTGTGCTGAGCTGAGTGAGTGTGGTTTGCGGAATTGCTCGTGATTAGGAAGGCAATTTTGTCTACTCGTCTTAAACTAATGAACCTATTGTCTCTTTGACAGCCGAGCAGAGATGGGTGTGATTCAGATCCGAGAAAACAATTAAGTTTGCTGAACTGAAGAAGACGACGCAGTGTGTGGTAGAACATGCCTATTGCTTTGCTGGAATCCAAGCTGGGAGATTCAACCTGTTGGGCTGACAttatgaaaataaaaaaaggtGTACTTGGAAAACAGAAAAAGTGGGAAATGGAGAGATATAACAAACTTACGGGATGATGCTTCGTGCTCAGCTCAACCTTCGAAAGAAATACACTTTTCCTAACAAATAGTTAGCTATTTTTCAATTGGCAAACAACTACTTTTTGGATCATCCGATTGTTTATACAAATCTTGACGCAACACTATTGAGTTTTGTCTTGTCCGCGCGGTTGTTGCCGTTAGTCTCTAGATTCTCCCCCGCACCTTGCTTCCTCTCTGCCCTCGCTTGCATCGCTGATGCGGTGTTGCGCTGCATCAATGGAGCGGAGCGGTGGTGCTGCCCTGCATCCTTCTGCTCCGCCGGCTGATATCAGGCAATCCTCTTCGCCCGGCGGAGGTTGGGGCACGTCATGTCGGGAAGCGTCGACAGGCTCTGCCGTCGTCTGGTGGTGGGTTGACGCCGCGGTCACTACTAGTGGAGATTCGGAAGGGTGATGGCCGTCCTCTTCGTCGTGCATCTGGGAAGAGGCCAGGGGATCTCGAGCGCGCAAGGCAAGCTCGCGGGATGCGAGATGGGTAATTTCTgtcccttttccctttctctgtgCTACCCTTTTTTTCATGCGTCTATTGTTTGATGTTGGTGGCGGGATTTCACTTGGAATATAGTGGATTCATGGAATCATGGCTCGATCTACATCTCAAGCACCCTGTAGTTAAACACGGCAACacgtttttgtgtttttttttttgctaatttGTTCATGTACGTTCTTATCATCTGATTGAACAAGTACGGTGCGGTAGTTTGTATGTTGTTTAGGAGCTGCATCAGAGATTATTTGATGAGTCGTTATTTTTCTAGCATTATTTTTGTAGTTTCGCTCTGCATCTGTTTGTTGTCGTAAAGTTTGCTCAGATAGTGGTTGTTTTGTAGTTTGGCTGCTTGATTTTAGCTATGTAGTTTACGTTCTGCATGACTGCGTCTGAGCGCAGGGGCGGCGCGTCTTGGAGACCATACAGGACCCTGGCCCAGTCTTTTCTCAATGCAAAATACTAATTCTAGCTTAAATAGCCCAAATATTTGACACTTATTAGCCTAGTTTGCTTCATCTGACCCAGGCTACAAAGTAACGCTGTCTTATAGGAAGATTTGGCCCATGCTTTGTTTAGTCTCACGCTCCGCCACTATCTGAGCGGTATCTTGAAGCTTGCTCTCATGGATGATGTTAATTTGTATTTTGGCCGCTCGGTTCTAGGTGTGTGGTTTCGTTCTGCGTCTGGTTGGTGTCTTCAAGTTTGCTCAGATGGTGATGTTGATTTTGTAGTTGGAGGTAGCTAGCTAGATGTAGTGCAAGGGTCGGTGTCTTGAAGCTTGCTTATATGGTAATGTTGATTTCGTTCTGCGTCATATGTTTTCCTAGTATCTTATTTGCCTACTTCATTTTATATTCCCATCAGTCATCAGTATCGCTTCACATGTGTCTATCTCGGCTATGTTAGTTTGCATACTAAGTATAAACTAGACAATTAAAAATGTTTCTATTTGTTGCCACTCTCGCATACACATCAAGTTTAGTTGTCTCTCTGGCAAGAGCTAGCTAGTATTCCCCGTTATGATGTTAGCTGATCATGGTCTTCAGTGAGTGGGTGGGGATTGGGGAGTGCTGAATTTGATAAGAAACGGTTTGGAAGGGCACTGTTGTGAGTA encodes:
- the LOC124658115 gene encoding tuliposide A-converting enzyme 2, chloroplastic-like, with amino-acid sequence MDPDEEIEIDFRPFLVVYKSGRVQRFGSTSRKSAGTDAATGVTSKDVLIDAATGLAARLFLPKGVSGSQKLPVLVYAHGGGFVTESAFSARYTGYVNALVAAAGVVAVSVEYRLAPEHPIPAAYEDVLAALRWAAASCVPGGVEPWLAEHGDSSRLFVAGSSSGGNVAHNVVMRAGTGGIEVEGMVLLHPLFMGTAPLPSEGADATIPARSESIWRFLCAGKYGIDHPFSNPLAMPPEAWAALGCRRVLVTTAELDRARDRGRTYVEALRGASAWGGEEAALYETDGEEHLYYLLKRGARTSSVAAEKAAKEMAAVASFINRGKCASDCNIRSAL
- the LOC124656980 gene encoding probable carboxylesterase 12, giving the protein MEFPAVADEVAVDCDAFRIYRSGKVDRLCRPARAPAGLDPATGVTTKDVVIDAGTGLSARLFLPARPADPSKNKKLPVLVFFHGGAFLIESAVSPQYHGYVASLAAAAGVLAVSVEYRLAPEHPVPAAYDDAWAALRWAAEAQDEWVAEHGDGARLFLAGDSAGGNIVHNVLIRASFEPAPRVEGAILLHPWFGGNTVVVGEDEAMARDMAAVWECACPGAVGGADDPRMNPMAPGAPGLENLRCERMLVCAGQKDWAAARDRAYYAAVTTSAWPGGASWVESEGEGHVFFLEKPDCANAKELMDRVVAFIAGN